DNA sequence from the Streptomyces tsukubensis genome:
GGCCCAACGCGGCGTTCCTCCAGGCCCTCAGCACCGCCTATCTGGGCATCCAGTCGCCCCGGGCCCTGGCGAAACCGGCAGGTGAGCTGTGCACCCGTCCGGTCGGATCCGGCCCGTACGAGCTGGTCTCCTGGTCGCGCAAGCACAGCATCACGCTGCGCCGCAACCCCGACTACCGGTGGGGGCCCGGCCCCGGGGGCCGCAGCGCGCCGCCGCGGATCGCGGAGATCACGTACCTCTTCGTCGCCGAGCAGTCCGTCCGGCTGGGGCTGCTGACCAGCGGTCAGGCGGACGCGGTGGACAACGTGCCGCCGCGGAACGTCGCCGCGCTGCGGCGCTCCAGCGGCTACGAGGTCCAGCGCACCGACAATCCCGGACTGCCGTGGACGCTGTTCCTCAACCCCAACCGGGGACCGCTGGCGGACGTCCGGGTGCGCCGGGCGCTGACGAAGGCGATCCGGCTGAACGAGCTGGTGGACGCCGTCTACCACGGGCAGCGCACCCGGGCCTTCGGACCGCTCTCCCCCACCACCGTGCACCACGCCGCCGGGACACCCTGGAAGGACGATCCGGAGGAGGCCGCCCGGCTGCTGGACGCGGCGGGCTGGAAGGACCGCGACGGCGACGGCTACCGCGTCAAGGACGGCAAGCGCCTCTCCCTGTTCTGGCCCTACAGCGACTTCCTGGCCCGCGACGGCCGGGACGTGATGGGGCAGGGCATCCAGGCCGAGGCCCGCCGGGCGGGATTCGAGCTCCGCTACACCAGGCTGGACCCCGGGCAGTTCGCCACCCGGGCCGGTTCGGGCGACGCCGACGTTCTCGCGTTCAGCTTCACCCGGGCCGAACCCGACATCCTGCGCCACTACTTCGGTTCCGGAAAGACCGCCGAGAAGGGCGGGTCGAACCTGTTCCGCATCGCCGATCCGGCACTCGACGGCTGGCTGGACCGGGCGATCACCAGCCCCGACGCGGCGGTCAGGGCCACGGCCTACGAGAACGCCCAGCGGTACGTCCTCGACCGGGCGCTGGCCGTTCCGGTGTACGTACCGGCCACCACCGTCGGATACGTCTCGGACCTGCGCGGACTGCGCTGGGACCCCAGCGGCTACCCCGTCTTCCAGGACGCCCTGCGGGAGGACTCGTGAACCCACTGCTGAGATGGCTGGCCCGGCGGCTGCTGCTGGGCGTGCTCGTGGTGCTGGGCGCGGCGTCCGCGGCGTTCGCCGCCCTGCATCTGACGCCGGGCGATCCGGCCGAGGTCATGCTCGGCGGCACGGCGACCTCACCGGCCGCGGTGGCCGAGGTCAGAAAGGACCTGGGGCTGGACCGGCCGCTGGCGGCGCAGTACGCGTCGTTCCTGGGCCGGCTCCTCACCGGCGATCTGGGGACCTCGTACCAACTCCAGCGGCCGGTCACGGAACTGATCTCCGAACAGGCGGCGCCCACCCTCTGGCTCGCGCTGACCGGCTTCGCGCTGGGCTGCGCCTTCGCCCTGCCGCTCGCGGTGGCCACCGCGGGCCGCCGCCCCGGGCTGCGGCGGCTCTCGGCCGCGGTCGAGCTGGTACTCGTCTCCACCCCCGCCTTCTGGGTGGGTGTGCTGCTGCTCGCCCTGCTGTCCTTCCGCTGGCAGCTCTTCCCGGCGGCGGGCGGCGAGGGTGTCCGGGCGCTGGTGCTGCCCGCGGTGACCCTGGCACTGTCCCTGGTCGGGGTGTTCGCACAGGTGCTGCGGGAGTCGATGGAGCACTCCCTCGGCCAGCCGTACGCACTGGCGTCCCGGGCCCGGGGCGCCACGGAGACCGATCTCAGGCTCCGGCACGCGCTGCGGCATTCGCTGGTACCCCTGGTCACCCTGTCGGGCTGGACCATCGGGGCCCTGCTCAGCGGCACCGTGATCATCGAGACGGTCTTCAGCCGTCAGGGTCTCGGTCGGCTGATGACGGCCGCCGTCAACAGCCGTGACCTGCCCGTGGTGACGGGGCTGGTGATCGCGTCCGCCGCCCTGTTCGTCGTCGTCAACATCCTCGTCGACTGGCTGTATCCGGTGATCGACCCACGGCTGAAGGAGGCGGTCGCATGACCACCGCGATCACCGGTACCGGCGCCGAGCCCGCCGCCGTGCGTACGGCGGCCCCGGAGCGCCGCCGCCGGATCCGGGTCCCGCACGCCGGGGCCACGGTCGCCGCCGCCCTGCTGGTCCTGCTGGCCCTCGCCGCCGTCTGGCCGGGGCTGTTCGCCACCCACGCGCCCCACGCGGTGGACCCGATCAGCGCCCTCCGGGGTCCTTCGGGCTCGCATCTGCTGGGCACGGACGAACTGGGCCGGGACGTGTTCAGCCGGCTCGTCCACGGCACCCGGCTCTCCCTACTGCTCGGTCTGGGTGCCACCGCGCTGGCCGCGGTGACGGGCATCCTCCTCGGCGTACTGGCGGCCACCTCGCCCCGGGCCGTCGACGAGGCGATCATGCGCGTCAACGATGTGCTGCTGGCCTTCCCCGGGCTGCTGCTGGCGCTGCTGGTCGTGGCGACCCTCGGCCCCGGCACCCGCAACGCGACGATCGCGATCGGCCTCTCCATGACCCCCGGCTTCATCCGGCTGGCCCGGGCCCAGGCGCTGACGGTGCGGAACGCCGACTATGTGACGGCGTCCCTGGGGCTGGGGGTGCGGCCCTCGGCGGTGTACCGCCGCCATCTGCTGCCCAACGCGATGCCGCCGGTCCTGGTCTTCGCCACGCTGAACGTCGGTACGGCGATCCTCTCCGGATCGGCCCTCAGCTTCCTGGGCCTGGGCCCCCAGCCGCCGACCCCCGAGTGGGGGGCGATGCTCGCGGAGGGCCGCAATTATCTGGACGCCGCGTGGACGGCCGCCGTCTGTCCCGGGCTGCTGATCACGCTGACGGTGGCGGCGATTCACGTCCTGGGCGGGGCCGCCCGGGCCCGAGTGGAAGGGACGGGTCCCCGTGGGACGCACTGACGAGGACGGGCAGGGCACGGCGCCGCTGCTCGTGGTACGGGGGCTGCGGGTGTCGTTCCCGGCCCCGGCGGGCGGCCGGGCGGTCGCGGCCGTACGCGGGGTGGACCTCACCCTGGCGGCCGGTGAATGCCTGGCCGTGGTCGGCGAGTCCGGCTCGGGCAAGACCGTGACCGGGCGGGCCCTGCTGGGCCTCGCGGGTCCGGCGGCGCGGGTGACGGCCGACCGGCACGAGCTGTCGGGCCGGGACGTACGGGAGCTGGACGAGCGCGGTTGGCGGACGCTGCGCGGCCGGCACGCGGGCCTGGTGCCGCAGGACGCGCTGGTATCGCTGGACCCGCTGCGCCGCGTGGGCACCGAGGTGACGGAGGCGCTGCGCACGCACCGGCTGGCCGGCCGCCGGGACCGGCCGGACCGGGCCGTCGGACTGCTGGAGAAGGTGGGGGTGCCGGAGCCCGCGATCCGGGCCCGCCAGTATCCGCACGAGCTGTCGGGCGGTCTGCGGCAGCGTGCGCTGATCGCGGCGGCACTGGCCGCCGGTCCCGGGCTGATCGTCGCCGACGAGCCGACCACGGCCCTGGACGCTACCGTGCAGGCCCGCATCCTGGACCTGCTGGCCGAACGCCGGGACAACGGCGCCGGGGTGCTGCTGATCAGCCACGATCTGGCGGTGGTCGCCAGGCTGGCGGACCGGGTCGCGGTGATGCACCGCGGTGTGGTCGTCGAGGAAGGGCCGGCCCGGCACCTGCTGCGCGCCCCCGCCCACCCGTACACCCGGGATCTGCTGCGCGCGGTGCCCGGATCGGGCACCCGCGGCACCCGGCTGTCGTCCCGCACCGCGCAGGACACCGCGCTGGACACCGCCGTTCCCGGCGAAGCCTGCGGATACGCGGACCGCTGCTCCCTCGCCGTGGAGCAGTGCCGTGCCGGAGAGCCGCCGCTGGTCCGGCTGCGGGGCGACGAGGGTCCGCTGGTGCGCTGCCCCCGCACCGGCGAGCCGTGGCCGGAGCCGGTGACCGTCGCACGCCGGCCGGCACCGTCCGGCGGCGGCCGGGCCGAGGTGCTGACCGCGGAGGCGCTGAACGCGTCCTTCCCCCTGCCCGGCGGAGGGCGGCGGCAGGCCGTGCGCGGGGTGTCGTTCACCCTGTCCGCCGGTGAGACGCTGGGCGTCCTCGGGGAGTCCGGTTCGGGCAAGAGCACCGTGGCGCGGATCCTGATGGGGCTGCTGGAACCGGACGGCGGCCGGGTGACGTTCCTCGGCGAGCCCTGGAGCGGGCTCCGGGAGCGCGAGCGCCGCGGGCGGCGGCGAAGCATCCAGCTGGTGCACCAGGATCCCTTCGGTGCCCTCGACCCCCGCTGGACCGTGCGGCAGGTGGTCGGGGAGGCGTTCGACGTCGCGGGCGTCAGCCGTCCGGGGCGGGCGAAGGAGCGCGAAGGGCAGGTGCGGGAGGTGCTGCGGCAGGTGGGCCTCGACGATGCGGTGCTGCACCGCCGCCCCCGCGACCTCTCCGGCGGCCAGCGGCAGCGGGTGGCCGTCGCCCGGGCGCTGGCGCCCGGGCCCGCGGTCCTGGTCTGCGACGAACCCGTTTCGGCTCTGGACGTCTCCGTACAGGCCCAGGTGCTCGACCTGTTCGCGGACATCCAGGCGTCGACCGATGTGGCCATGGTGTTCATCTCGCACGACATCGGCGTGATCCACCATCTCAGCGACCGGGTGCTGGTCATGCGGGACGGTGCCGTGGTGGAGGAGGGCGCGGCCGACGACGTACTGCTGCGTCCGCGGACCGCCTGGACCCGTGAACTGCTGGACGCCGTACCGCGGGCGGAACACGCATGGCGGGAGCCCCTGGTCCCCTGACGTCCACCGAACCACCCCGGGCCGGAGCTCTACCGCGGCCGAGCCGGGGCCCGAGTCCGACGCACGAGTCCGACGCACGAGTCCGTGTCCGCATCAGAGAGGTCAGCCCATGCCGTCCGCAGCCCCCACGTCCGACGACCGGCAGGTCCGCGTCCTGTCGGCGGCAACGGCCCTGCCGGGGCCGCCGGTGGACAATGCCGCCCTCGCCCGCCGGTTCGGCATGAGCCCCTCCTGGCAGGAGTGGGTCGACGTCTTCATCGGCACCCGCACCCGGCATCTCTCCATCGACCTGGAGACCGACGAACCGCTCTGCACCCTCGCGGACCTCGGCGAGTCCGCCGGACGGCAGGCCCTCGAAGCCGCCGGGCTGGATCCGGGCGCGGTCGATCTGCTGGTCCTGGGCACCGCGACCCCCGATCTGCTGATGCCCACCACCGCCAGTGTCGTCGCCGACCGGCTGGGCATCGACGATCTGCCCGTCTTCCAGCTCCAGTCCGGTTGTACGGGTGCCCTCCAGGCGATGAGCGTGGCGGCGCAGCTGCTGCGTGCCGGGGACCACCGGACCGCCCTGGTGATCGGCGGCGACGTCTGCGCCAGGGCCTTCGACCTCACGGCCGATCTGCGGACGATGCCACCCGAGGAGATGATCAACGCGGTGCTGTTCGGGGACGGCGCGGGTGCGGTGGTCCTGACGACGCTGCCCGTGCCGGGGGCGGTGACGCTGCGCCGGGTCCGTACCCGGCTG
Encoded proteins:
- a CDS encoding ABC transporter substrate-binding protein, which encodes MFSSGSAGGPWRRVLIGCLVLAAAVSGCGLPAGAARSADTLVYAVETEPDCLDPQVSPLDATAALVRNTHDSLISMDRGGTFHPWLAERWTRSADGLAYTFRLRPGVRFHDGTRLGASAVRATLDHAVNPKTRSMYAASLLEGYRRTVVVDELTARVELGRPNAAFLQALSTAYLGIQSPRALAKPAGELCTRPVGSGPYELVSWSRKHSITLRRNPDYRWGPGPGGRSAPPRIAEITYLFVAEQSVRLGLLTSGQADAVDNVPPRNVAALRRSSGYEVQRTDNPGLPWTLFLNPNRGPLADVRVRRALTKAIRLNELVDAVYHGQRTRAFGPLSPTTVHHAAGTPWKDDPEEAARLLDAAGWKDRDGDGYRVKDGKRLSLFWPYSDFLARDGRDVMGQGIQAEARRAGFELRYTRLDPGQFATRAGSGDADVLAFSFTRAEPDILRHYFGSGKTAEKGGSNLFRIADPALDGWLDRAITSPDAAVRATAYENAQRYVLDRALAVPVYVPATTVGYVSDLRGLRWDPSGYPVFQDALREDS
- a CDS encoding ABC transporter permease; the encoded protein is MNPLLRWLARRLLLGVLVVLGAASAAFAALHLTPGDPAEVMLGGTATSPAAVAEVRKDLGLDRPLAAQYASFLGRLLTGDLGTSYQLQRPVTELISEQAAPTLWLALTGFALGCAFALPLAVATAGRRPGLRRLSAAVELVLVSTPAFWVGVLLLALLSFRWQLFPAAGGEGVRALVLPAVTLALSLVGVFAQVLRESMEHSLGQPYALASRARGATETDLRLRHALRHSLVPLVTLSGWTIGALLSGTVIIETVFSRQGLGRLMTAAVNSRDLPVVTGLVIASAALFVVVNILVDWLYPVIDPRLKEAVA
- a CDS encoding ABC transporter permease produces the protein MTTAITGTGAEPAAVRTAAPERRRRIRVPHAGATVAAALLVLLALAAVWPGLFATHAPHAVDPISALRGPSGSHLLGTDELGRDVFSRLVHGTRLSLLLGLGATALAAVTGILLGVLAATSPRAVDEAIMRVNDVLLAFPGLLLALLVVATLGPGTRNATIAIGLSMTPGFIRLARAQALTVRNADYVTASLGLGVRPSAVYRRHLLPNAMPPVLVFATLNVGTAILSGSALSFLGLGPQPPTPEWGAMLAEGRNYLDAAWTAAVCPGLLITLTVAAIHVLGGAARARVEGTGPRGTH
- a CDS encoding dipeptide ABC transporter ATP-binding protein, whose translation is MGRTDEDGQGTAPLLVVRGLRVSFPAPAGGRAVAAVRGVDLTLAAGECLAVVGESGSGKTVTGRALLGLAGPAARVTADRHELSGRDVRELDERGWRTLRGRHAGLVPQDALVSLDPLRRVGTEVTEALRTHRLAGRRDRPDRAVGLLEKVGVPEPAIRARQYPHELSGGLRQRALIAAALAAGPGLIVADEPTTALDATVQARILDLLAERRDNGAGVLLISHDLAVVARLADRVAVMHRGVVVEEGPARHLLRAPAHPYTRDLLRAVPGSGTRGTRLSSRTAQDTALDTAVPGEACGYADRCSLAVEQCRAGEPPLVRLRGDEGPLVRCPRTGEPWPEPVTVARRPAPSGGGRAEVLTAEALNASFPLPGGGRRQAVRGVSFTLSAGETLGVLGESGSGKSTVARILMGLLEPDGGRVTFLGEPWSGLRERERRGRRRSIQLVHQDPFGALDPRWTVRQVVGEAFDVAGVSRPGRAKEREGQVREVLRQVGLDDAVLHRRPRDLSGGQRQRVAVARALAPGPAVLVCDEPVSALDVSVQAQVLDLFADIQASTDVAMVFISHDIGVIHHLSDRVLVMRDGAVVEEGAADDVLLRPRTAWTRELLDAVPRAEHAWREPLVP
- a CDS encoding 3-oxoacyl-ACP synthase III family protein, which translates into the protein MPSAAPTSDDRQVRVLSAATALPGPPVDNAALARRFGMSPSWQEWVDVFIGTRTRHLSIDLETDEPLCTLADLGESAGRQALEAAGLDPGAVDLLVLGTATPDLLMPTTASVVADRLGIDDLPVFQLQSGCTGALQAMSVAAQLLRAGDHRTALVIGGDVCARAFDLTADLRTMPPEEMINAVLFGDGAGAVVLTTLPVPGAVTLRRVRTRLVGLGREPGQTLAWFGPNERDRGLPSVTEDYKAIERLVPEMAVEVYGELLADLGWEADELDYLLPPQLSTRMTGTIMTALGGGGRAREISCVTRSGNNGNGLPFLQLEEVLPLMAPGERALGIAIESSKWIKSGFALERE